Proteins from one Mycteria americana isolate JAX WOST 10 ecotype Jacksonville Zoo and Gardens chromosome 1, USCA_MyAme_1.0, whole genome shotgun sequence genomic window:
- the CDC42EP1 gene encoding cdc42 effector protein 1 encodes MSLGKLPVLSWVSGSHGKRRLKSELTPDMISPPLGDFRHTMHVGRGGDVFGDTSFLSNHGRADTAKANNFFARTLRHVRRTPLRSRGGGGQAGASPAPPAVSPIIKNAVSLPQLNEGMYDSGGSRGLTSKFSFKSASNSFSKTHQTYGLESGFCTIPRVPRLEKTQESTFPGEAELKRSDSLLSFRLDLGPSLMSELLQVMSFSETNGSEVGEDGPDLPCGEGTKDGVPPASYGEDKATSSFWDRSGQSSLSRASSLLGLSVRANGEAHAIEGTGEDSAWASGPGAAPRGTPRQGHWNDCTIEAGEFDRAAQVLARHYGGTSTPRSSEKGEGPRQARTQTLWESPSSNSWRSQVTGESQSPEATWNQGEEEEEDEEEEEEEAKLSSLQGGYTGAREGRSNSFEYADEEEDDEVKV; translated from the exons ATGAGCCTGGGGAAGCTGCCGGTGCTCAGCTGGGTGTCAGGCTCCCACGGCAAGCGGCGGCTGAAGTCGGAGCTGACGCCGGACATGATCAGCCCACCGCTGGGGGACTTTCGGCACACCATGCACGTGGGGCGCGGTGGGGATGTCTTCGGGGACACCTCTTTTCTCAGCAACCATGGCAGGGCCGACACGGCCAAAGCCAACAACTTCTTTGCCCGGACACTGCGGCATGTCCGCCGGACGCCGCTGAGGAGCCGGGGCGGTGGGGGCCAAGCGGGAGCATCGCCCGCCCCCCCAGCCGTCTCGCCCATCATCAAGAATGCCGTCTCGCTGCCGCAGCTCAACGAGGGGATGTACGAcagcggcggcagccggggcttGACCAGCAAGTTCTCCTTCAAAAGTGCCTCCAACAGCTTCTCCAAAACGCACCAGACCTATG GGCTGGAGTCCGGGTTTTGCACCATCCCTCGTGTCCCTCGCTTGGAAAAGACCCAAGAGAGCACCTtccctggggaagcagagctgaAGCGCTCGGACTCCCTGCTCTCCTTCCGCCTGGACCTGGGGCCCTCCCTCATGAGCGAGCTCCTCCAGGTGATGAGCTTCTCCGAAACCAATGGGAGCGAGGTGGGGGAGGATGGCCCAGACCTCCCGTGTGGTGAGGGGACCAAGGACGGGGTCCCTCCAGCATCCTATGGAGAGGACAAGGCAACATCCAGCTTCTGGGACCGCTccgggcagagcagcctgtcGAGGGCCAGCTCGCTGCTGGGACTGTCGGTCCGTGCCAACGGAGAGGCACACGCCATCGAGGGCACTGGAGAGGACTCTGCCTGGGCTTCGGGGCCAGGGGCAGCACCCAGAGGGACCCCACGGCAGGGGCACTGGAACGACTGCACCATCGAGGCGGGAGAGTTTGACCGGGCAGCCCAGGTCCTGGCCCGCCATTATGGTGGGACCAGCACCCCGCGGAGCTCGGAGAAGGGTGAGGGTCCCCGGCAGGCCCGGACGCAGACCCTGTGGGAGAGCCCCAGCAGCAACTCATGGAGGTCGCAAGTGACAGGGGAGAGCCAGTCCCCTGAGGCCACCTGGAaccaaggagaggaggaggaggaggatgaggaggaggaggaggaggaggccaagctctccagcctgcagggGGGGTACACTGGTGCCCGGGAGGGGCGCAGCAATTCCTTTGAGTACGCCGATGAGGAGGAGGACGACGAAGTCAAGGTGTGA
- the LGALS2 gene encoding galectin-2 has product MKTGNILKVKGKISDDADSFSINLGCSSSDLAFHFNPRFNESVIVCNSKCSKAWQTEHRDNHFCFSRGSTVKIIIEMLADKFLVKLPDRHEVEFPNRHSYNKISYMSVKGGFRVTSFKLE; this is encoded by the exons ATGAAGACTGGGAACATCCTGAAGGTCAAAGGCAAGATATCCGATGATGCTGACAG CTTCAGCATCAATCTTGGCTGCAGCTCCTCAGATCTGGCATTTCACTTCAATCCCCGCTTCAATGAGTCTGTCATCGTCTGCAACTCGAAGTGCTCCAAAGCCTGGCAGACAGAGCATCGTGATAACCACTTCTGTTTCTCCAGGGGCTCCACTGTCAAG atCATCATTGAAATGCTGGCAGACAAATTCCTAGTGAAACTACCAGATAGGCATGAAGTGGAATTCCCCAACCGGCACAGCTACAACAAGATCAGCTACATGAGCGTCAAGGGAGGCTTCAGGGTCACCTCCTTCAAGCTGGAGTGA